The stretch of DNA TATTACGTAGAATACtacttcaaaaacaaaatgtcatatCTGGTGAAAAATGCCGCATCTCATAAAAAAGTCAAAGTGAAGTCAATCCTAAAAAATGCTTTGTATAATATACCATAAAATAAACGtttataaaaatgtcaaagtataGAATGTCATAAAATAAGTAATGCAATAGTTGAGTATATCATACAATGGTCAAAGCACAGAAAAAGGTCACAGTATAGTGTATCATTCCGAATATCATCgtatatagtatgtcataataaataaataacaaatgtcaACGTATATTATCATGTTAAATAAATCATGATAAATAAATGCCTAAAGAAACGTCATAGTATAGCTTATCATAGAAATGCCATAGTAtggcatttaaataaaaaaaaacataaaagatgtCATCccataaaaatgtcattaaataaGTCATATTTTCTTATTCCATAAAGAAATAGAATAGCAGATCATCCAAAATGTTATCAAAAATGTCATAGTACATTATGCCAATAAAAAACATCCTTCAAATGGTCCAATGTGtcatgtaaaaacatttttttatagtGCACTATGTCgtaaaaatgtcataaagaaTGGTATACTACGTGATAAAAAACAgaatagtagtatagtataaaTACAGCATTGTGTAATTACCATTGAGGGAGTCGCTCAGGTAGATCTTGTATCTCAGGGAGTTGCAGAGCTGGATCCCCACAAACTTCCGGTACCAGGTCCTCTTCACGTACTGCTTCCCGTTGCATTCGGAGAAGTCGTCGGATTTAAATGGGAACTGAGTCCAGATGGCGTCTTTGCCTGCAAAGGAAGTCGTCGGCAAAGCGAGGAAGTCGTTAGTGTAACGCGTGTTATCGGTTTTAAAAAACTGGAATATTCAAAAAAAGCTCCATTTTCGCCAGATGTTTTTCACCTGACACGTGTTCGCTCACTTCGTGGATCCGCTACAAAACAtcgagagagaaaagaaaaaaagccgcAGTGAATAACATCAtcgaaaaaaaaactttaataataataatgaaataagacATCTTAGACACATTTAAGTTTTGCTcagctttgtaaaaaaaaaaaaaaaaaacatgcccgATTCTGTGCTAAAAGACACAGCATCACTGGAGGGTCCTGCTCCCAGCTCGTTCCTCGGCGTTACTGTGAATTCATAACTGAAAATAaagtagaaaagaaaatgaacacaaaaggCATAAATCCATAATTTGAGGAGTTTTCATTCTAATTTCCTCCCAAAAGCTCCAGAAACTGGGATgcaaaattacattttcattcctATGTCAGCTAAGAAtgggtctcacacacacacacacacacacacacacacacacacacacacacacacacacacacacacacacactgatggttATTCCATGTGCTGCATTCAGATGTCCCGACACTAGTTTGGCCAGCGGGCCGAGCCCAGGGGAAGCTTCTGGTGAGTCTTTGAGACTCCAGATGCTGAGATCTAAATGAAAAACTCTGTGAACCTCTCCACGCAGATCCTCTCTTCGCTTTTgtgtcgctttttttttttcttttttttttttgggccattTTGTATTTGgaacaaaaagacatttcactGCGCATTTAAAAAGTAGGCCTGCACTTTATTAATAGCCTTTTTTTCTACAACGACTCGGCAGTTCAAGCACACGGTATTTTAAAGCAGTGTTTCTTGTAAAAAAGTAATGTGTCCGAACAAAACAAACTATGGATTCACGAGCTCACGATGAACGCGTTTCTTtcctcgttaaaaaaaaaaagaagaaaatcttGCCGAGACGATTATTCTTAAAAATGTGAAacttaaattcttttttttttttttaaatccatgttTACCGGCTAGAAGAGCCGCTTCACTGTCTGCGTCGGAGTGTCTTTCTTGACACGTTACTATGACCGGTGGTATAATATGATACCTGTCGGCAGCAATGTGTATCGCGTCGCCTGCACGCACGTGCAAGCATGAACGTGggatattaaaaagaaatacatactagcagtaaagaaacaaaaaaaaaaaaaaaaacatggggaACATTGAAGAAAAAATGTTCTTGGACCACCTTACGGTACATTTAAAGCTAATGGTTCCCAAATTATACCGAATCAGAGTACAGGAAAGAAATGTTCGGTATAGCGAGTCCCACGTCTGTGATGACGTCTGTGATGACGTCTGTGATAACGTCTGTGATGACGTCTGTGATGACGTCTGTGATGACACGTGAGCCACATACCTGCTCTCTGGCTTGAGGTTCTCCACGGCCGTGTGCGTCTGGTTGGTGGTCAGTATGGACACCTCCTCCCCATTTGGTCCTTTAGTGGTGGACACGACTTCGTACTCTGACGACAGGAGCACATTACCAAATGATACGCTCTCATCACCTTGTTACCAGGTGGATCCGACAGCTCTGAATACACGCAATTAGTTTATTACAACCCCATTATGAAGTACGGCTTATGGGAAAGTGCAACTTGATGATGAGAATGGACACACAAGCAAACATAGAGGGGTTTCGAACCCTTTCTGAGGTGTTCTGTGTACGATTTCTTCGTGTTCGCGGTACCTCTGGTTTCGTTGTCCGACTTCTGCCAGTCGAGGATGATGAAAGACGGGCATCCCTCCACGGTAACCACGGTGAGGTTGGAGGGAGGGCTGCGGGGAGGAGCGGTCACGTTCTGGTCGCCGGCCTCCTCGTCGGGGAAGTagctgagggaggaggtgatggagcacGGCTCGTCCGGCTTTTTATCCGTCTTGTATATCACGTGGGGAGCTGCAGACGACATTCATTTATAGCTTCAAACGATTGAGAGAGAGCCGACGATGATTTCAATCAAGGGCCGTGATGTCGTCTTACCGACGAAGCGCTTCTTGCCCATGATGTCTACGTCGGAGGCAGGCAAGGGCCTGAATATGGAAGAGTTTTCATTTATGTCAAACGGGCTGGCTGAAAagaagacaggagagaggagtcggGGTTACATCGGGTGTGCCAGCAGTCCCTGGCAGTTCTCGCCGTCCTCATTTTCACAGCGTTGGGTCGATGACCAGCCAGCTCAGCACCTGCTCTTGCCAGAAACTTGggctcttcgtcttcctctgaATCCGGATGTGATAAAAAATGCTCTCTTTCGTTACCTTACTGTAGGCGTCACGCCTGCATGCCAACATCTCTTGATTTATATCGCATGCATACATCGactaaaagtttaaaaaaaaaaatatatatatatattttctcttgtgCATGGAGGTGTACTCAATTCTGTTTCTAACAGGTTGTAACAACGGCTTATAAAGAAGGTGCACTCGTGTCACTCGTACTGTTTACTGCCGGAGCCGAGGTCGTCGTGTGCTGCTGTCTGTGCTCAAGCTTGGGCTTGGCTGTAACCAGAGGGAATGTCTTCAAGATGGACTCCTTGTCTCCCTGTTTCAGGTCCATGGGTTTGTCTGAGGacagagcagaaggaggaggaggaggaggaggaggaggagagatcaGTTGTTTCGCTGTCGTCATCGTCATCTGGGTGTCACACACAGTTGTGATACATCTGCTCTGGCCATCCTCACTGAGCAATTCAGTGGCGTTTTCCTGGCTGCTAGTAAAGATCGGAGCTTTCTTGTTGAGTCATATCTCTTGTGCTATTTAAAGGGGAGAAAGGTCACCCAGAATGTATCTGCTGAGACTAAGGGTGCCCAGATGCTCAGAactgcgaacacacacacacacacacgcacgcacacacacacacacacacacagacacactgagcTCTAGTGTTAAGATGAATGCGGTTTGGATTATTAGTAAACACGTTCCCTCCACACTGACGCACTGCAAACTGATTTAggagttttgtgtgtgtgtttcaaacgATGGCTTAAGAGTTAAGCCGGAGTGGTTCTCAAACTACAACGAAAGGCGTAGAGGTATTACAGCCGAGATATAGTTAATTTGTGGATAAATCGTATTCATGTGggatcaacaaacaaacaagagtgCTTTCAGACTCGCATGGGTAATAAAGATTTAGTATAAAAAAGCTTCATTCAGAccacaacaactacaaaaacaCGAAAACATTCAACACAGGCATGTTTTTTGAAAGGGAAATAAGTATAGAGGCATAACAAGGCAAGAAAATACCCcacaaaaaactaataaaaaaatcGGGCTGCCAAGGCCGTTAATCTAGAACGTTATATAATAGTGTAGTGTAAAAACGTTCTACTGGGGGTTTTCTGTAAAGAACTATTTATTGGCTGGGTGCGctgacttcctggagtctccaCTTtcgttacctttggacagaaccAAGCGAGCTGCTTCCTCTTGGTGCTAAATTAAGTTAAGCCTACctggcttcatatttaccgtacGGACGTGGTGTCGCTCTCAGACGGAAATctaattaacattttttattcctATAACTAAACTTTTGCTGGTTTTGCTAACTCCAACGTGGCCGACGGTGGATACGAATTCAAACGTTTTTCAAGCAGCAGCGGGACGCATACAATGAGTCTGCATCAAAAGGAGgaacagtttgagaaccactggctaAAGAAGTAGCTTAAGGCAATAATTACAGTATACAGGACAAGGTGCAGCAGTGGTCAGTGTTTCCCTCACCGTGGTCACTAGGCTTCCCCACCAGGTTGGGTCTCTTGTGGACGGGAATAAGGGGACGCAGGACTGCAGGGACTTGTGGGGAAACAAGAGTCCATTTCAGATTAAGAATCATATTGATACAGAACAGGTGGTCGGCACTGAAGAAGAGATACAAGACAAAAAATGAACACTGAAAACAAGTGTTATTGGTTATTTGCAATAATGATGAAAGAATGTCAAGGCTACAAGCAACAATAATGCACATTAAGGACGACGAGGGGATCGCATGTGAAACTCTGAAAAGTCACTTTGTGAAGCGCTGCCACAGAGTAGAGCCATTGGACTCTGACTAATGAAAACCATGTCAGTGTTGAAAAACGTTGCAACTATGAACCAACGCTTTAACCACCCACCCAAAAATCCCCACAAGAATAACATggtttacatttaaaaagtcctTACTGCATCCTAAACAAGAACGTGAGAGTGCAGATCCAACCATTTGTGCATGATGCTGGCTGCCTTCTGCGAATAAATAATGTTGGATCTGATGCTGTTTGACCTCCACGgagaaaacaatcaaataaagaGTTAAACTGAGCTATAAACTGTATTATTGAGCACAAGGATTGAATTGGCTTTAATGAACTGGGTAAGTAATTCACAAGGCTTTGTAACACATTAGCTACAAACTGTCAATCCCAGATATCTTAATATATTAGGGTTCTGAAATTATGTATTGTTGTTAAACAAGCCTAATGTCCTACATATTTGGATAGGGTGCTATCCAAAGAGGTTAGGTGTGAAAGCACCCTCAGCGGTGGTGGTGAAACAGGCTTTTCCACTCCCTTCACCATTTCTCATGTCCTTATCTAAGAGATTCATTAATGATAACTCTTGTCAACAACATTCTGTAATTGTCCAATTGTTGAGGCCAAACATTTTGTCTTGGATTAGTTTCCTCCCACAGAGCTGACCTAAATCAGCATTAATCAGTGATCTCTGGTCATCTACTCCCAAGAGAAAGAGTTGAGGCTATCAAGACAAACTAAACAACATCTGGCAGCAAGTTCAAGGATCAGTTCTGAGAATACATTCAAGGTGGGCCTCTTagtacaacatggtacaactgacagaaaatgacaaacatATGCTCGTACAGAAAGTTACACAATATGGCGATGAAGTAATGTAAGTGCCAGTCTCAAGGTAGACAGAAGACGGGGTTATGCGTAGTGAAGGACAGACAGTTGAGAAGAGCAATGTCATATTTTAATTGGGCAGGAAATGAGCATAGGGCCAATGGGATCTAATGTGAAGAGATGTGAGCCTTGGTACCCCCAGCGGTTACGTCACAGGTTTGATTCTGGTGATTCTGTTGATTgtcaacttctctctctctcgccacaATTTCTACACTGCGCTGTGtcaaataaagttaaaaaaatgcacCAAAAAGTCAAATTGCAAATTTGGCACCTTACATGGTAgtctgccatcagtgtgtgaatgtgtgttaaCGTTGGCATGTGTTGTAAAGCCATAGATAAATGAGATACAGCGGGTGTGTTTGGTTTGCTGTCGCACAATAAACCCCTCAGACGGCAGGCCGAGTCTCTGCCGTGCCAAAGGCCTAGGATTCAGTTCTGTAATGTAAAACAGCAGCAGCGGTGTGAGCGCTGGCTTCTGTCAAATAACTTCATCTTTAGGGCGAGAATGTGAAAATAGATGCAATCAAAACACAAAGACTAAAAAGTTCAGTCCAGAAATATATTCCCACTGAAATACAAACCAGTGTCTCACACCACTGGGCTTTGTTGCTTTTGCAACACATACTCAGATTTCATGGATGGGATTTATGGATGGACACTCTCAATTACGTACCTGCAGTCCACCACAAGCAGATTTTTGAAACaatttaaaagttgaaatgcCAATGTAAAACCGAGCGCTGTAAAACTGTCAAGGACACACTCTAATTCACGGCAGAAGCAAACTCCGTACCAGGTAATGTGTACAGTACAAAGTTGCAGAGTTTGTTGCAAGTCATTTACTTCATGGGGCGGGAAGGTGAACTATGTGTGAAGGTTACGTCTTTTTTAGAAAGGTAGAAACAGTAATAAGGAGCCTTGTGCTTGGACGTGTGTGCAGGTTGCCAGGCGGATAGACATAGTTTCTGTAGAGTTGCTTCCAGAGAGCCATGTGACTCCTTGAAGACCTCTGAAACTGTCAGTTTCCAGAAATAACACACACCAGCTGTGACATGGGACTGAAGCACAACCTCTCTTCACAACTCCGAACAAGGAGTGAGCAGAGTGTCATACATGTGGCCCAGACTTGGTTTACATTACTTGAGATGGATTCAATAACTCTAATTAACTGAGCCTGCCTGGCAGAATGGAAAGAATGTGatcaaccaaaaaaaaaggacaaatcaCATTCACCTTTCACAACAAGCAGGCTAAAGCTATTCTAAAATTCAAACCAGTTCCTGATTACAGGTCCATATGTGCAATAGACTAAACAATGTGAAGGGGACATGTATATGCTAAAATTAGAATTATGGCTTCAGTCTCAGTCAAGTATAAGCTATTGGCACAATTGGACAACACAGATCATGACCAGACACAAAACGTCACATTGACAGACAAGTTGACAATCACAAAGCATGAGAGGATCGTGTCAAAAGCACATATCAGTGGGACTGTGAGGGGCGGGATACAACAGTGCCTCTTAGGTTAGAGAATGAGGAACGCTGAAAGGTGGTTATCTTGGTTTGTCTTTACCAGGTTTCTCTCTCGACCACACCACAGGTTTAGGTAGAGCATTGCCCTTATGATGCGCCCCATCGGCTGTTGGAGGGAGAAAAAGGTCTGTTATATATTGATTTGTGTCACTGTGACAAACAAATACCAAATAAGAAGAACGTCAGAAAGGATGAatgctttttgtctttcttcttaCCATCTTACTGTCTAATGTCAGTCAAAAAGATGTAGACTTGTTTATGTCTTCAACTTGGTTTTACAGATGTTCTGGGTATACAAATGGGATTGCCATGAATGCAAAACCTTTAATTATGTCCTTTGACAGTTCACGTGCGGTTGTGTAGGTAGAGAtacagtgagagaaagaaaagagagactgGCTATGGTAGCTATACTGTATGCATAGGGCTTGCTTGGCATGGGTAGTGTAAAATGTGATGTGTTCTGGCTAGTGCTGTGGCCAGACTTCCCACCCGGCCAGCAAGAGGGACCGTAAATTATATTAACGATCTTGACCCAAGAGATGTCCCTGCTGCTCGTGGTAAAACTGTGAAATACTCACGAGCACATATAGCAGAGCGTGGAGAGAAGAGGTAAAGAAGATTGAGCGGGAGAAGGACAAAGGTACACACATCCAAATGGCTATTGTGTGCATTCAAACACAGATCGTATGCCAAATCAAGAGCCAGTAGTTTTGTTTGCCTCTTTTTGTAGATGCATAGTTGCAGATGAGAGCCTGGAAGAGTGCTAACAGGAGAGTATAACCGGAGGTAGCTATTTGGGATAAAGGAATGAAAGGAATGTAAGTGCTCCATTACCCTCAGGTGTGCTGGAGCTGTGAGAGGATGTGAATGTCTTGGATGGAGAAAATGGTCTGCCACTATTACGAGTGGAATGAGGAGGAACCCGGGTGCGGGACTGCGTGGAGTTTCTTCCTGCTAGAGGTACTGATGAGCTAATGGGAGAACGAGGAACTTCAGCAACGGATTGCCTGAGGACGCCAGTACCTAGATGAGCAGAAAGGCAATTTGGGGGTTAGAGATGATCCACTTCTGACAGCTTGAGCGCTTTACCTAGATGGAATAAATGATAGAGCAcatcaaagaaaacaatgtagaacactggACAATGACTGAAATGACAGAGAGGCATAAATGAGATTGAGAGATGAGATTGTTCTGGTTTTGAATGGGCCAGGGGTGAGGTGAGTGTGCTAAGCTGAAAATGGAGGTACACATGGAGGCAGGGGCAATGATGGGGTGGGGTGGGTTGTGtaggatggagatggagatggggaaGCAGTGACATCATCCAATAGTTCGAAGTACAACTGAAAGCACTGGGTTCCATGTGACTTGACGAAAGCAGAGATGGTTATGGGACAAACTTGCCATTGTGTTTACCCTGATTGTAACTACCAGCCTTCTCTGTAGCCAGGGTGGGTCTTGGCAGAGGTTTGCCCTCTCCTGGAGGACTAGGAGCTGTATGAAAGAAAACTCACTATTTATCTAACATAGCACaaatttattatttacttttaaaaggGGCACAATAGAGATGATGGAaaattatgttatgttattgtatttatataaaagCAGCTGTGGTATTTCTTGTCATCATGATATCTACGAAGAGTAAACTCTTTCATGTAGTCAGACAACTCTCAACTTTAGACTAGAGGAACAAATTATATAGTAAGTATATGGACTCTAACTGTGTCTTACCAATTGAGAACATTTAATCACTGTTTGcagtttataaaaacaaaatctaCGTTAAAGATACATTTTAGCAACTCAAATCAAGATAACATCTATCTGGGTTTGACAACTTTTCCTCAAAaataaacaactaaacaacaGAAATTCAAATCAATATGccccttttaaaatgaaatttaGATACGGTCTTAATACTTGATTGTGTGGATTGCCGATGGCAAAAAGAAGGGTCTTTACCCGTAGAAACTGCCTGCTTTGGGGTGACCTTGGTGGGATCAGAGTCGGTCCTGGTCTGAGATTGAAGCCCAGGTTGAGGTTGTGGCCTGGGTAGAGGTTCAAGTGGGGATTGAGTCTGGGCATTTGGTGAAGGTTGTGGTTGGGGAATGGGTTGAGTATGAGATACATGTTGAGCCTTGGTCGCTGTTGGAGGTTGTGCTTTGGGCATTGGCTTAATCTTTGGGTTGGGTTTTTGTTGGTCCCTTTTTCGGGGCTTTCCTTCAGGCTTTGGCTGCTTTTTTGTTTGAGGGCGTGTTTTGGGCTTAAGTTGGCTCTTTGATTGAGACTGAGTTCTAGCCTTGGGTTTGCTCTTTTGTTTAGGCTTTGTTTTGCGCTTGGGTTGAGAAAGACTGATCTTTGGTTTAGCTTCTGGTTGTTCCTTAGACTGCTGCTTGGAGGTTAGTTGAGGCTCTAGGTGGTTTTTTAATGGAAGTTGTGGGTTGGTCTTTGGTTGCGTTTGTGGCTGAGTTGTAGTTCTAAATTGTGGGGTTTTAATCATTGGTAGTGCTTGTTTGGTCTGATTTATGTGAAGGAGTGTTGGTTGATGTATTTGTGGATGTGCCAGAGGTTTGGGCTGGAGAAGTGTTGGAATTTTAGGCAGGGTCTTTGGATAGGGTTGTGTTTGACGTTGGGCCTGGTATTTGGGCTGGAGTGTTAGTTGAGGTCGTGGTTGGGCCTGGAGCGGGGTTGTGGTTTGAGGCTGTGATTGGGAATGTGTCTTTGGCCGAGATTGGGACTGAGGTTGGGTCTGGACTATGGGCTGAGATGTTGGTTGGGGTGGGGTCTGGAGTATGGTCTGGGATGTTGCTTGGGGTTGTGGATGGGTTTGGGGTATGGGCTTTGATGTGGGTTGGGGCTGTGGTTGCAGTTGGGTCTGGGGTATGGTCTGGGATGTTGCTTGGGGTTGTGGTTGGGTCTGGAGTATGGGCTGAGATGTTGGTTGGGGTTGGGTCTGGAGTATGGTCTGGAATGTTGTTTGGGGTTGTGGATGGGTTTGGGTTATGGGCTTTGATCTGGGTTGGGGCTGTGGTTGCGGTTGGGTCTGGGGTATGGTCTGGGATGTTGCTTGGGGTTGTGGTTGGGGCTGGGGTATGGGCTGGTATGTTGGGTGAGGTTTTGGTTGAACTTGGGTCTGGACTATGGGCTGAGATGTTGGTTGGGGTTGAGTCGGGAGTATGGTCTGAGATGTTGTTTGGGGTTGTGGATTGGTTTGGGGTATGGGCTTTGATGTGGGTTGGGGCTGTGGTTGCAGTTGGGTCTGGGGTATGGTCTGGGATGTTGCTTGGGGTTGTGGTTGGGTCTGGAGTATGGGCTGAGATGTTGGTTGGGGTTGGGTCTGGAGTATGGTCTGGAATGTTGTTTGGGGTTGTGGATGGGTTTGGGTTATGGGCTTTGATCTGGGTTGGGGCTCTGGCTGCGGTTGGGTCTGGGGTATGGTCTGGGATGTTGCTTGGGGTTGTGGTTGGGGCTGGGGTATGGGCGGGTATGTTGGGTGAGGTTTTGGTTGAAGTTGGGTCTGAGATGTTGGTTGGGGTTGAGTCGGGAGTATGGTCTGAGATGTTGTTTGGGGTTGTGGATGGGTTTGGGGTATGTGCTTTAATGTGGGTTTGGGTTGTGGTTGAGTCTGGAGTATGGTCTGGGATGTTGCTTGCGGTTGCGGTTGGGTCTGAGGAATGGGCTGGTATGTTGGGTGAGGTTTTGGTTGGGGTTGAGTCTGGAGTATGGGCTGGTATGTTGCTTGGAGTATTGGTTGCGGTTGGGTCTGGGGTATGGGCTGGTATGTTGGGTGAGGTTTTGGTTGGGGTTGAGTCTGGAGTATGGTCTGGGATGTTGCTTGGGGTTGTGGATGGGTTTGGGTTATGGGCTTTGATGTGGGTTGTGGCTGTGGTTGCGGTTGGGTCTGGGGTATGGTCTGGGATGTTACTTGTAGTTGGGGCTGGGGTATGGGCTGATATGTTGGGTGAGGTTTTGGTTGAAGTTGGGTCTGGACTATGGGCTGAGATGTTGGTTGAGGTTGAGTCGGGAGTATGGTCTGAGATGTTTGGGGTTGTGGATGGGTTTGGGGTATGGGCTTTAATGTGGGTTTGGGTTGTGGTTGAGTCTGGAGTATGGTCTGGGATGTTGCTCGCGGCTGGGTCTGAGGAATGGGCTGGTATGTTGGATGAGATTTTGGTTGTGGTTGAGTCTGGAGTATGGGCTGAGATGTTGTTTGGGGTTGAGTCTGGAGTATGGTCTGGGATGTTGCTTGGGGTTGTGGATGGGTTTGAGTCTGGGGTATGGGCTGGTATGTTGGGTGAGGTTTCGGTTGGGGTTGAGTCTGGAGTATGGTCTGGGATGTTGCTTGGGGTTGTGGATGGGTTTGGGTTATGGGCTTTGATGTGGGTTGGGGCTGTGGTTGCGGTTGAGTCTGGAGTATGGGATGGGATGTTGCTTGGGGTTGTGGATGAGTTTGGGGTATGGGCTTTGATGTAAGTGTGGGTTGTGGTTGAGTCTGGAGTAGGGTCTGGGATGTTgcttgtggttgtggttgggtcTGGGGTATGGCCTGGTATGTTGGGTGAGGTTTTGGTTGGGGTTGAGTCTCGAGTGTGGTCTGAGAAGTTGCTTGGAGTTGTGGATGTGTTTGGGGTATCGGCTTTGATGTAAGTTTGGGTTGTGGTTGAGTCTGGAGTAGGGTCTGGGATGTTGCTTGCGGTTGTGGTTGGGTCTGGGGTATGGGCTGGTATATTGGGTGAGGTTTCAGTTGGGGTTGAGTTTGGAGTATGGTCTGGGATGTTGCTTGGGGTTGTGGATGGGTTTGGGGTATGGGCTTTGATGTAAGTTGGGGTTGTGGTTGGGTCTGATGAAGAGGTGTTGGTTTAGGTCGAAGTTGAGGGGGAGCATTCCCCCATGGCTTTAGTTGAGGTTTTTGAGTTTGGGAATTAGGTTGTGGTGGTGGCCGATACTGCAATTGGAGGTGAAGATTTGGTTGAGGCTTTTGTTGTGGTTGACTCAGAAGATGCCCTCCATGTTCCTTTACATTTTTCTGAGTAACTGGCACAGATGTAATGGTGGCTGTAAAGTGTAGTGGAAGACGAGACTTGGGAGCTAACGTGACCGCCATGAAAGGAGGCAACACAGATGTGAAGAGGTCTCCTCCCCCTGGGTTGTATGAGAGAGAACATATAGCCATGAAGCTTACTGTActtgaaaatataattttaaaatataatattcttTAGGAAGGGTTCTTTTACTAAATTTAAttcaaatatgttattttattgtctAGAAAATGATAAAATACGGACATAAAGGCAGACAGGGATCAGCTAAAGTTTGAAGCTGAAGTACCAACAGCTACTGGCCTGAGAAATCACAGAGCTAAAGCAAAGGTTACACAATAATTTCTACCTAAATCATGTCTGATATGAGCGGATCCAATTTCAAAGGCAGACATACCATATGGAGGTATTTGAAATGTAACAGCCGTGTTACTATGAACAGACCAAGCTACCAGGGCTAGGAATCCTATGAGTGACGGCTATCCAAATCCAATGGCTATGCCTTCAAGATACTATGACAGATGAGGGTTTAATAATTGATGACTGATTGCTTGCTGTGGGATTTTGATGGGCCATTCTAAATTGATTGTTCAATCTGATCAGACATCAAGGGTAgtcagaaaagagagagagagagagagagagagagagagagagaaagagagagagaacaacagGAAGGCAAAGAAACCAATAGATAACATGACATTTGTAACATTTAGTTCCGCATCTCAACTGTATGGCCATGGTTTAAAATacctttgtttttgtgtgttgttggttAATTCAGTGGAATTAGCCAACCAACCAAACACAGGGAACATTGgccaaattattatttctttgaatTGTCTCCtgtatattaaaaagaaatggaaaatatatCTGTGTCTCAATAGGGACTGGATCTTCCAACTCAACCTACGAATGCTAGACTGAATAACTGACTGGTGCTAAATTAATTGTGGGATAATGACGGCTACAGCTTAATATCCAGGTTGCATTTGAAGGAGCCTTTGGAATTGAACTAGTTGTTTGATGCATGCAGGTTGGTTGTTGGATGCATCCAAGCCCAACATTGTAACATAGCAATTTTATGACAAACCTTTAAAAGAATTTAGTAAGAATAAGGTTACCTGCAAATATAAGATAACGGCTGGAGAAAGAAATACGGAAG from Cyclopterus lumpus isolate fCycLum1 chromosome 21, fCycLum1.pri, whole genome shotgun sequence encodes:
- the LOC117750433 gene encoding LOW QUALITY PROTEIN: target of Nesh-SH3-like (The sequence of the model RefSeq protein was modified relative to this genomic sequence to represent the inferred CDS: deleted 1 base in 1 codon) encodes the protein MGMQQHSHGLLVLLLVVFFTGIVLSGPSTPRRSRVRRQNMKVRINATGDTIVMKFLHPDADTKLEGYILGYGSSMFSKQFIQLPENGQQYETEFDAEPKYLIAVQPIPSNEVKKQCRGKVELKKPLHLVIGSVTPTSVLLSWGTLLKTPYEGNVMNECLEDGHYTVRFRERSRKWNYQTCPTSDTVIDNLRPNTVYEFGVQPSSKDGTGVWSKPVIHNISSGGIEEKAIKKIFKPPVNPVKPLTPIQHSFPFSARHVLHNRTKGRLPHLRNIVPKTTLAPTTTTTQESLSTPGATLPVAIKLPIGGGDLFTSVLPPFMAVTLAPKSRLPLHFTATITSVPVTQKNVKEHGGHLLSQPQQKPQPNLHLQLQYRPPPQPNSQTQKPQLKSKPITQTHPQPQTTFQTILQTQPQPTSQPILQTQPQPQATSQTIPQTQLQPQPQPTSKPIPQTHPQPQATSQTILQTPPQPTSQPIVQTQPQSQSRPKTHSQSQPQTTTPLQAQPRPQLTLQPKYQAQRQTQPYPKTLPKIPTLLQPKPLAHPQIHQPTLLHINQTKQALPMIKTPQFRTTTQPQTQPKTNPQLPLKNHLEPQLTSKQQSKEQPEAKPKISLSQPKRKTKPKQKSKPKARTQSQSKSQLKPKTRPQTKKQPKPEGKPRKRDQQKPNPKIKPMPKAQPPTATKAQHVSHTQPIPQPQPSPNAQTQSPLEPLPRPQPQPGLQSQTRTDSDPTKVTPKQAVSTAPSPPGEGKPLPRPTLATEKAGSYNQGTGVLRQSVAEVPRSPISSSVPLAGRNSTQSRTRVPPHSTRNSGRPFSPSKTFTSSHSSSTPEADGAHHKGNALPKPVVWSREKPVPAVLRPLIPVHKRPNLVGKPSDHDKPMDLKQGDKESILKTFPLVTAKPKLEHRQQHTTTSAPAVNTSPFDINENSSIFRPLPASDVDIMGKKRFVAPHVIYKTDKKPDEPCSITSSLSYFPDEEAGDQNVTAPPRSPPSNLTVVTVEGCPSFIILDWQKSDNETREYEVVSTTKGPNGEEVSILTTNQTHTAVENLKPESSYEFTVTPRNELGAGPSSDAVSFSTESADPRVSEHVSGKDAIWTQFPFKSDDFSECNGKQYVKRTWYRKFVGIQLCNSLRYKIYLSDSLNGKFYNIGDQSGHGEDHCQFVDSFLDGRTGNQMFAEQLPSRPGFYRALRQEPVHFGEMGGKSHVTYVGWYECGTPIPGKW